TTTCGACCAGCTCAGGAACAGGCTCGATGAAAATAAGACCGTCAGAGAAAACGTTACGGACGGGAATGAGATTATTGATTTCAACGGCGGGAAAAAGCACATCATAGGCTACCTGCAGGATTTTCTCTTTACTCCGGACCGCATCAACATGCCGGTCAAGGCTCTTTCCGGCGGAGAAAAGAACCGACTGCTCCTGGCCAAACTTTTTACCCGTCCGGCTAACCTCCTGATTCTCGATGAGCCCACCAATGATCTTGACCTTGAAACGGTTGAACTGCTCGAAGAACTGCTCCTTGATTTCAACGGCACCCTCATCCTGGTAAGTCATGACAGGGCCTTTTTAAACAATGTAGTAACAAGCACCCTGGCCTTTGAAGAAAATGGCGCAATACGGGAATGCGTCGGCGGCTATGATGACTATAAATCCCGGAACACCTCTCCTGAAATTAAAAAACCAGGGAAGAATACCCGGGAGAAAAAAAATTCATCAAAGACAAAGCTCACTTTTAAAGAGAAAGAGGAGCTGGAATCCCTGCCCCGCATTTTAGAAGAAAAAGAAAGCCGCCGCGAAGAACTCTTCCGCATCATGTCAGATCCGTCATTTTATCAGAAAAGCGGGGACATGGTGACCGTGATCAAAGAAGAGCTCAGGGAACTGGAAGATGAACTGGAAAGCCTCTTTGTCCGCTGGGAAGAACTTGACCGCATGGAACAGCAGTTTTCTAAAAAATAATATCAGGAAACCGTCATTAAAATCCCGCCTCACCATGGCCGGTTTGTTCAGTATCACCGGAAAAACTAATATGTTTCTGTTTTTCACTGCTATTGACAAAAATCAGTATTTATACTACACTATATCCTCTAAAAGCTTCAGTCCAGGCTTCTTTTCCATGTCCCGTGAATTACCGAATCCATCTCCGTGACGGGACACATTTTTATGCTGGAACAATAAAATTAACACTACGATAGAGGAGGACCCAATGCAGCAATCAGCATCACGAAGAAAAACTCTTCTCGTCAATAAAACATTTCAAAAGAACATGATCTTCCAGTATGTCGCCATGAATATTCAAACGGCAGTTATTTTCGCTATACTCCTGTTTATCATCATGCAAAAATCCATAAGCTCCATGCTTCCTGCCGAAACCGCGCGAGACGTCGCGGCCGCCATGATTCTCCCCATGATCGGTTTCATAGCCCTGTACGTTCTCATTACATCGGCCCTCATAGCGTTTTACGTGGTTCATTCATCGAACAGGATCGCCGGTCCTATATACCGCTTCAACGCGGTGATAAAGGAAATGTCCCAGGGGAACCTCGTACCGGCCGTGTCCATCAGAGATGGCGACCACCTGATGGAAACATCGGAACTGTTCAAGATACTTTCCAGCAATCTTGCCGGTGACTTTTCAATAATGAAAAGGACTATACACGAATTGAACCAGCACGCCCTGTCGAAAGGCGACAACAGCCTTATAGATAAGGTGGGAAGGCTCCGGGACCTTACGGAAAAATACCGTGTTGAACATACCGTCCATGAATAGGCAGCCCGCTGCTCACCGTGACATTGATGTAATAGCATGATATGCCCATACCCCCCATGTGACGAATTTATCAACAATCATGAGGGGCGACCCGAAATCGACGATACTATTGTCCTTGACATATTCAGATATACAATTCGCCATGGTATGATACCATATAATATGGATAAAATTAGACAGGGATTAAATGATTACCTTATCCCTGAAAAAGAGGAATAACGCATGAGCATAAAAACCCAGGAAAAATTCAATTTTTATTCACATCTTACAGGCGCGGTTCTCTCCTTCGCAGGTTTGATATTTCTGGTGCTTGCAGCGAGAGGCTCCATGACGGCTTTAATTACCGCCCTCATTTACGGTCTTTCCATCGTTTTTCTTTTTACAGCGAGTTCCCTTTATCATGCTTTTAAAAAGAAAGAAAATGAGCTCTCCTTCTGGCGGAAGATGGATCGCATGGCTATCTTTTTCATGATAGCCGGAACCTATACGCCCGTTTCTTATTTTTACCTGGAAGGCAACTGGAGGTGGATCATGATAGCCCTGCAGTGGGGCCTTGTCGGTTTCGGCGTTTTTTCCCAGGTTTTCTTCCCCAGGGCCCCGCGGGGGCTTTACGCCTTTATCTATCTATTCATGGGATGGCTGGCTATTTTCCCCATAAAGCAGATAGTATCCAGGATGTCAACATATGAAATTTTTATGCTCTTCGGCGGTGGAATAGCCTTCACACTTGGCGGACTGGTCTACGCCATCAAACGTCCTCGGATGCTGCCGGGTGTATTCAGTTTTCATGAACTGTTTCACATAACGGTTCTCGTAGGCGGAAGTTTTCACTACGCCATGATATGCAATGCGTATTTCCGGGTTGCTGCATGACAGGCCCTGTTCTCCCTTCTCAATGCCGCAAACTGCTGCATGATGAAGAATCCCTATTCGAGCGTGAATATAAAAAATATTTTCTTGAAGGAGAAACAAAGCCGGGCCATATCGGGGCGCCCTACCTCCTTCACCGCCCTGAATCAAATTACGGCGTTCTTCTCATTCACGGCTTTATGGCCGCCCCTCATGAAGTGAGGGAATGGGCCGATCATCTTTTCTCGAAAGGATTTACCGTTTATGCGCCCAGGCTCGCAGGGCACGGAACCTCGGCTGATGATCTGGCACAGCACAAGTATCCTGACTGGATTGAGTCGGTGGAGCGTGGATACGGGGTACTTAACCTGCTCTGCAAGGATGTGATTGTCGCCGGTTTTTCAACGGGCGCCGGTCTTGCCCTGAGCCAGGCGATTCTTCACCCCGACAGGTATCGCGCCGTGGTATCCGTAAGCGCGCCTCTGCAATTTAAAGGGTTATCAACCCGTTTCTCCCGGGTGATGGAATTCTGGAACAGGAAAATGGAAGCCCTGGGCATTACCTCTTTCCGAAAATACTTTTCACCCAATCATCCCGATAATCCTGAAATCAATTATCATCGCTGCCCCGTTCACGGGCTCAACCAGGTTAAGGCACTGATGCAGAACGTTTATCGCGATCTTCCCGGGCTTTCCGTTCCAGCCCTCATTGTTCAGGGAAACCATGATCCCAAAGTGGATCCCCGGTCGGGCCCGATGATTTATGAAAGAATAGCCGGCAGTCAAAAGCTCTACCGGGAAATTAATTTTCACTGCCACGGCATTGTCAGGGGAGAAATCGCCTTTTCCGTTTTTTCATTCGTGGACGAGTTTCTTTCGAAGATCATAAAAAACCGGGACATCTGAACAGTTTATATCTGTCATTTCGCTTTTTCACAGGCCGGCGGGCTATTCTATTGCGGGTCTTAATGCTTATTTTTAACCGATGATTTTTTTTACCATAACCGACAGTTCTATCATTGAATAGGGCTTCTGGATATAACCATTAATTCCCATCTTCAGGCTCTCTTCAATCCTGCTGTCCTGCCTGAATCCCGATGCGAGCAAAACTCTGACATTCGGGTCAATCTTCCTCATCTCGGCATAAACCTCCTGTCCCGAGAGCCCGGGCATGGCCATATCAAGAAGAACGGCACATATTTCCTTAAAACGATCCCTGAATATTGACAGACCGGAAGATCCATTCTCCGCTGTTACAACATCATAGCCGCACTCCTTCAATATATTGGCGGCAGTTTTCCGTATAATCTCCTCATCATCCACAACCAGGATGAGGCCTTCACCCCGGACAACCGTTTCTCTCCTGTCATCCTCCCTGGCATCAGGCTCATTGTTTTCCGGGAGATACACGTTAAAGGTGGAACCGACGCCGGGTTCGGAATAGACATCGATAAAACCGTTATGCCGGCGGACAATAGTATATACCATGGCAAGTCCAAGACCGGTCCCGCTCTCTTTATCCTTGGTCGAGAAAAAGGGGTCGAATATTTTCCCCCTGATTTCCGGATCTATACCAATACCGCTGTCACCGTGGCTGATAACCCAGTAGACATCCGCCTTTGCCTGGGGATGTGTTTTTTTGAAATGCTGGTCAACTGTAATTTTTTTTACAATAACTGACAGTACCCCGCCCTGCCGTTCACCGGGTGATCGCATGATAGTCATTGCATGAGAAGCGTTGAGGCACAGGTTCAGGATGACCTGTTCAATCTGCGCCGGATCGCCCTTAACAGAGGCACTTTCCTTGCTATACTCGGGCTTGAGGAATATGGATTTATCAAAAGTATTGGAACAGATATCCATGACATTTTTTACGACAGCATTGAGATCAACGGTAACAGATGAAAACTCGTGCCTCCGGGACAGAGCCATGAGCTGCTGAACCATTTGCGCCGCCCGGTTCCCGGATCTTTCAATCAGATCGAGACCCTCCCTGATCTCCTCATCGATAGTCATATCGCTTCCGATGATATATTTCAGGAGAGTGACGGTGCCTATGATTCCGCTTAGAACATTGTTAAAGTCATGGGCCAGGCCCCCGGCCAGAGTGCCCACTGTTTCCATCTTCTGGGCCTGCCTGAGCTGCTCCTCTTTCATCTCAAGCTCGGTCACATCATCGATCCGGATAACGGCTCCATGGATGTGATCAAAAACAAGAGGGCTTACTGTCATGTTGAGATAATGCTGTCCATTAATATCAACGGCCAGACGTACAAGCTCAACAGGCTGGCTGGTTCCAATGACCTTCTCGATATCATCCCTGAATGCACTGATAAAGGGAATGACATCCCAGATACTCTTCGCTTTTGCCTGAGCGGCAGACACACCGGTATATTTCTCCGCAGCAATATTCCACTGAGTTATCTTTCCTTCAGCATCTATCGATATAAGCAAAGAAGATAAAGAATTGAATACATTGTTCAGAAAATTTCTCGTATTCTCCAGTTCTTTCTCTGTTTTAATCCGTTCCTCAATATCCCTGTCAAGAGCAACGTTCTTTACCATAAGTTCCTCGGATTTACTGCCCAGTTCACGGGCAAGACGCTTCTCTGCATGGAACGCAAGTGCATACCTTCCCGAAAGCAGATAGGCCTGGGAACAAATGAAAATAAAAAGCCCCAGGGCATTACTCATAGTATAGAATGGCATGATATTGTTATAACTCAGCGTATCGATAATTGCGGTTACAAGAAAAAAGATAAACCCGATGAGCATGATCAACGCACCCTGTCGTTTCTTCAGCCAGGCCCTTACGAGACAGTAAAAACTGTAGGTTAGTGAACCCAGAAGATACAGCAGAAAGAAGGCGAATGTCCAGGCATATATATATGTGGGAGTGACAAGGGCGACGACGGCAAACAGAACCGCCGCAAACCAGGTCACGCGTATAAATCGTTTGTTCATCTCCCCGGGAAACAGGGTTGCGATAAACATGAGCATGCTCGGGACAAATAAATACAGTGAGAGGTTTACGATTAAAAAGCGGAACGCCCATCCCATGTCTTTCAGGAACAATTTATAGAAAAAGAGCTCTCCGGAAAACTGGTTGAAAACGGCTATGGCTATGGATAACATGAAGAAGTACAGGGGGGATTTATCCTCCCTCATCAGGAGAAAAACGCCCAGATGATAGAGGGCTATGATTACAATACAGCCGAAGAGGAATACTTCGATGAAAACAAGTTTCCCCCATTCCGACAGGAGATCATCCTTATTCCCCAGTATAACCGCTTCCCCGACTCCCCCATGGTAATTGTCGAAATTTGAAACCTGGATTATGATGGTCATTTCCTTCCCTTTCAAAGAAAGGGGAGACACGCCGGGCTCATAATCAGGATCAGATGATTCCCTGTCACGGCCCACCACACCGCCATGTCTGACCAGGTTGCCGTTGACAAAGAGACGGAAGGATGTCGCAATGGCGGTGTTTCTTACGGCCAGGCTGCCATATTTTTCCGGAAGGAGTATTTTCAACCGATGTGTTGCATATCCCATAACAGGGAACTTTTCACCATTGACGTGAAAGTCGCTCCAGTATTCCGGGAGGGATATGTATGCGGTACGAACAGGCATGCCGGGCCCGTTAAAGTCCTCGGGATTGAGAAGCTGTCTCCAGTAAAACTCCCAT
The window above is part of the Spirochaetae bacterium HGW-Spirochaetae-1 genome. Proteins encoded here:
- a CDS encoding hemolysin; its protein translation is MSIKTQEKFNFYSHLTGAVLSFAGLIFLVLAARGSMTALITALIYGLSIVFLFTASSLYHAFKKKENELSFWRKMDRMAIFFMIAGTYTPVSYFYLEGNWRWIMIALQWGLVGFGVFSQVFFPRAPRGLYAFIYLFMGWLAIFPIKQIVSRMSTYEIFMLFGGGIAFTLGGLVYAIKRPRMLPGVFSFHELFHITVLVGGSFHYAMICNAYFRVAA